A single Halarcobacter anaerophilus DNA region contains:
- the bioV gene encoding pimelyl-ACP methyl ester esterase BioV, translating to MTFKYFSGFCLENEKELFKEYLCEKSLCIAGFSYGAIKAFEYVYNSDTRVDLLQLFSPAFFQTMDKKTKRLQLMFFKKDKDEYIKNFLENVSFPSNIEMEKYFKEGTSLELEELLNYIWDKEKLQKLVDRGIKIEVFLGQKDKIIDSKGAKEFFKDFATVYYIKEKGHIL from the coding sequence ATGACATTTAAATATTTTTCAGGTTTCTGTTTGGAAAATGAAAAAGAGCTTTTTAAAGAGTATCTTTGTGAAAAAAGCCTTTGTATTGCAGGATTTTCTTATGGAGCGATAAAAGCCTTTGAATATGTTTATAACAGCGATACAAGAGTAGATTTATTACAACTTTTTTCACCTGCTTTTTTTCAAACAATGGATAAAAAAACAAAAAGATTGCAGCTTATGTTTTTTAAAAAAGATAAAGATGAATATATAAAAAATTTTTTAGAAAATGTTAGTTTTCCTTCAAATATCGAGATGGAAAAATATTTTAAAGAGGGCACTTCTTTAGAATTGGAAGAGCTTTTAAACTATATTTGGGATAAAGAAAAGTTGCAAAAATTGGTTGATAGAGGAATCAAAATCGAAGTTTTTTTAGGTCAAAAAGATAAAATAATCGATTCAAAAGGGGCAAAAGAGTTTTTTAAAGATTTTGCAACCGTATATTATATAAAAGAGAAAGGACACATTTTATGA
- the mog gene encoding molybdopterin adenylyltransferase, with amino-acid sequence MSENIAKIGIITASDRASKGIYEDLSGKAIEDTMNEYLKSAWEPIYRCIEDDQKSIEDTIIDLVDNQKCCLVVTTGGTGPAKRDVTPEATQAVCDRMMPGFGELMRAESLKYVPTAILSRQTAGLRGSSLIVNLPGKPKSIRECLDAVFPAIPYCIDLMEGPFLECNEEVIKAFRPKKK; translated from the coding sequence ATGAGTGAAAATATAGCCAAGATTGGAATTATAACGGCAAGCGACAGAGCTAGTAAAGGAATTTATGAAGATTTGTCGGGAAAAGCTATAGAAGATACAATGAATGAATATTTAAAATCTGCTTGGGAACCTATTTACAGATGTATTGAAGATGATCAAAAATCTATTGAAGATACTATTATTGATTTGGTTGATAATCAAAAGTGTTGTTTGGTTGTAACAACAGGTGGTACGGGTCCTGCTAAAAGAGATGTTACTCCTGAAGCTACCCAAGCGGTTTGTGATAGAATGATGCCTGGTTTCGGAGAACTTATGAGAGCTGAGTCCTTAAAATATGTTCCTACAGCTATACTTTCAAGACAAACAGCAGGTCTTAGAGGAAGTTCGTTAATTGTAAATCTTCCGGGTAAACCTAAATCAATAAGAGAGTGCCTTGACGCAGTATTCCCTGCAATTCCATACTGTATTGATCTAATGGAAGGACCTTTTTTAGAGTGTAATGAAGAGGTGATAAAAGCCTTTAGACCTAAAAAGAAATAA
- a CDS encoding SLC13 family permease encodes MKKIVISILLSLIGFYIATFAFTFQHSLLIALIVFLVVLWTNEGLPLGVVSLLPIILFPSFDIISTKQAVANYSNSIIFLFLGGFMIAVATEKTNLHRYISGKLLTIFPKTVRGVIFSLAITSALLSSLISNTTTALLLLPIAMFLTSDTKLKVRLALSIAYGASIGGIITPIGTPPNLILLGFMGQHGIEAIPFVNWFFLTAPLAFVMLLIIPFILSIGASDLKFDEHLESREQLNAERKRLLYILGALIVLLFANSKIEPFYSGLGLNEKGILLGFGLLMFVPKIGFLTWEDTKKIPYEIIFLFGAGFTIANAFSSTGLASEVAGYLLGLSQLPTLVLILLVATLITFTTEVTSNTALISIALPIIYSLAETVNIDITLVLLVSTICASYAFMLPIATPPNAIAMGSGAVKVKDMAKFGFIFNILGILAITTIALVYWQYFI; translated from the coding sequence ATGAAAAAGATAGTTATTTCAATATTATTAAGTTTAATAGGTTTTTATATCGCAACTTTTGCTTTTACGTTTCAACATTCTCTTTTAATTGCATTAATTGTATTTTTAGTAGTTCTTTGGACAAATGAAGGGCTTCCTTTAGGTGTAGTTTCTCTACTTCCCATAATACTTTTTCCTAGTTTTGATATTATATCGACAAAACAGGCTGTGGCAAACTATTCAAACTCCATAATTTTCCTTTTTTTAGGCGGGTTTATGATAGCTGTTGCAACTGAAAAAACCAATCTTCATAGATATATTTCAGGAAAATTATTAACAATTTTTCCAAAAACAGTAAGAGGAGTTATTTTCTCTTTGGCAATTACTTCTGCATTGTTAAGTTCTTTGATTTCAAATACGACAACAGCCTTGCTGCTTCTTCCTATAGCAATGTTTTTAACAAGCGATACTAAATTAAAAGTTAGGCTTGCTTTATCTATTGCTTACGGAGCAAGTATCGGTGGAATAATTACACCAATAGGTACTCCTCCTAACTTAATTCTTTTAGGTTTTATGGGACAACATGGAATTGAAGCTATTCCTTTTGTTAATTGGTTTTTTCTAACTGCACCTTTAGCTTTTGTTATGCTTCTTATTATTCCTTTTATTTTATCAATAGGTGCTAGTGATTTAAAATTTGATGAACATTTAGAAAGCAGAGAACAATTAAATGCCGAAAGAAAAAGATTGCTTTATATTTTGGGAGCTTTAATCGTTTTACTTTTTGCCAACTCTAAAATTGAGCCTTTTTATTCAGGTTTAGGATTAAATGAAAAAGGAATTCTTTTAGGTTTCGGACTTTTAATGTTTGTGCCGAAAATCGGATTCTTAACTTGGGAAGATACTAAAAAAATTCCTTATGAAATCATTTTTCTTTTCGGTGCAGGGTTTACCATTGCCAATGCTTTCTCTTCAACAGGTTTGGCTTCGGAAGTTGCAGGGTATTTATTAGGTCTATCTCAACTGCCGACATTAGTTTTAATTTTATTGGTTGCGACACTTATAACCTTTACCACAGAAGTTACTTCAAATACGGCTTTAATCTCTATTGCTTTACCTATTATTTACTCTTTGGCAGAGACTGTAAATATTGATATAACTCTTGTTTTACTGGTTTCAACAATTTGTGCTTCTTATGCTTTTATGCTGCCAATAGCAACTCCTCCAAATGCAATTGCAATGGGAAGCGGCGCAGTAAAAGTAAAAGATATGGCAAAATTCGGATTTATATTTAATATCCTAGGAATATTGGCAATTACTACTATAGCTTTAGTATATTGGCAGTATTTTATTTAA
- a CDS encoding AraC family transcriptional regulator — protein MKKKDTTKEHKERINEVQYHIYKYLSSKLLIEDLAKISSYSPFHFQRIFKEITGKSVTTYIKDLRLQWAANLLIFNPNSTITNIAFDCGFKSSSTFSNEFKKFYKTTPNDWRKGEYKSYEPKEYELREKEVDFSKIEIKKIPQIQIAYMRHQGFDKTIKKMWQKFLFLLEEDFGIKNPAMMAVHHSNPNIITLEDYRYVACVDLKDKKIKPKGDIGLCNIKGGLYATIRYQGICEDALTLYKKIYHQWLPSSEFEALNASANVLYYKNNYLDSKDEFDIEFRVPIRYK, from the coding sequence ATGAAGAAAAAAGATACAACAAAAGAGCATAAAGAACGGATTAACGAAGTTCAATACCATATTTATAAATATCTCTCATCAAAGTTATTAATAGAAGATTTGGCAAAAATCTCTTCTTATTCTCCCTTTCATTTTCAAAGAATATTTAAAGAGATTACAGGAAAAAGCGTAACAACATATATAAAAGATTTAAGATTGCAATGGGCAGCAAATCTTTTAATTTTTAATCCAAACTCTACAATAACAAATATCGCTTTTGATTGCGGTTTTAAGTCCTCTTCTACTTTTAGCAATGAATTTAAAAAGTTTTATAAAACAACACCTAATGATTGGAGAAAAGGAGAATATAAAAGTTATGAACCAAAAGAGTATGAACTAAGAGAAAAAGAAGTAGATTTTTCAAAAATAGAGATAAAAAAAATACCCCAAATTCAAATTGCTTATATGAGACATCAAGGTTTTGATAAAACAATAAAAAAGATGTGGCAGAAATTTTTATTTCTATTAGAAGAAGATTTTGGAATAAAAAATCCCGCTATGATGGCAGTTCATCATAGCAATCCAAATATTATTACACTTGAAGATTATAGGTATGTAGCTTGCGTAGATTTAAAAGATAAAAAAATAAAACCTAAAGGAGATATAGGTTTATGCAATATAAAAGGCGGTTTATATGCAACAATAAGATACCAAGGAATTTGCGAAGATGCCTTGACTTTATATAAAAAGATATATCATCAATGGCTTCCTAGCAGTGAATTTGAAGCCTTAAATGCTTCAGCTAATGTTTTATATTATAAAAACAATTATTTAGACTCTAAAGATGAATTTGATATTGAATTTAGAGTTCCAATCAGATATAAATAA
- a CDS encoding type II toxin-antitoxin system antitoxin SocA domain-containing protein encodes MNINITKIANAILYMLDEEVKHLNDRKLCILLFLIDFNHFKNYGKTIFNLEYIKQKRNPEPKVLNEIFDIIANGEDLEEEDERLILITELLDFLDIEIITKEKFIELKFIEMEEDFDKSVFSKEELETLEETVEKYKDETARKIANASFQIENVRKASLDENIDFAL; translated from the coding sequence TTGAATATAAATATTACGAAAATTGCAAATGCAATATTATATATGTTGGATGAAGAAGTAAAACATCTAAATGATAGAAAACTCTGCATCCTACTTTTTCTAATTGATTTTAACCATTTTAAAAATTATGGGAAAACTATTTTTAACTTAGAATATATAAAACAAAAAAGAAATCCCGAGCCGAAAGTTTTAAACGAAATCTTTGATATTATAGCAAACGGCGAGGATTTGGAAGAAGAAGATGAAAGACTTATTTTAATAACCGAACTTTTAGATTTTCTTGATATAGAAATTATTACAAAAGAGAAGTTCATAGAGTTAAAATTTATAGAGATGGAAGAGGATTTTGACAAATCCGTATTCTCAAAAGAAGAGCTAGAAACACTTGAAGAGACTGTTGAAAAATATAAAGATGAGACGGCAAGAAAAATAGCAAATGCTTCTTTTCAAATAGAAAACGTAAGAAAAGCCTCTTTGGACGAAAACATAGATTTCGCACTATAA
- a CDS encoding aldolase catalytic domain-containing protein, whose translation MLEKKGSIFTVREDIKVFDCTIRDGGLVNNYHFSDEFVKAHYEMCVAAGIDYMEIGKNVSPTVMSEEEYGCWNFCKEEDVRRIVGENNTDLKIAVMADVGRTIKEEIPLKSESVIDMIRVATYIHQIPEALDLIKDFHEKGYETTCNIMAISKSFDTELDEVLRQVSQSPVDVIYIADSFGSFYPEQINKLTEKYLTVAKSVGKKVGIHAHNNLQLAYANTLEAMIYGTSFLDVTVSGLGRGAGNCPMELLVGFLKNPKYKLTPVLKFIEEYMVPLEKELDWGYSVPYMITGKLNEHPRPAMKARDEGDTQYVKFYNKLIEEYS comes from the coding sequence ATGTTAGAAAAAAAAGGTTCAATTTTTACGGTAAGAGAAGATATAAAAGTATTCGACTGCACAATCAGAGACGGCGGATTGGTTAATAATTATCATTTTAGCGACGAATTTGTAAAAGCTCATTATGAGATGTGCGTTGCTGCCGGAATCGATTATATGGAGATAGGTAAAAACGTATCTCCTACAGTTATGAGTGAAGAGGAATACGGCTGCTGGAATTTTTGTAAAGAAGAAGACGTAAGAAGAATCGTAGGAGAAAATAACACTGATCTGAAAATTGCGGTTATGGCTGATGTAGGAAGAACTATAAAAGAGGAAATTCCTTTAAAAAGTGAAAGTGTTATCGATATGATAAGAGTTGCAACCTATATCCATCAAATACCAGAAGCACTTGATTTAATAAAAGATTTTCATGAAAAAGGGTATGAAACAACTTGCAATATTATGGCAATATCAAAATCTTTTGATACAGAACTTGATGAAGTTTTAAGACAAGTTAGTCAATCACCTGTAGATGTAATTTATATAGCAGACAGCTTTGGTTCTTTTTATCCTGAACAAATAAACAAACTAACAGAAAAATATTTAACTGTTGCCAAAAGCGTAGGTAAAAAAGTGGGAATTCATGCTCACAATAATTTACAGTTGGCTTATGCAAATACTCTTGAAGCGATGATTTACGGAACAAGTTTTCTTGATGTTACAGTATCTGGATTAGGAAGAGGAGCAGGAAACTGTCCTATGGAACTTCTTGTTGGATTTTTGAAAAACCCTAAATATAAATTAACTCCTGTATTAAAATTTATTGAAGAGTATATGGTTCCTCTTGAAAAAGAGCTTGATTGGGGATATTCTGTACCTTATATGATCACGGGAAAATTAAACGAACATCCAAGACCTGCTATGAAAGCAAGAGATGAAGGCGATACGCAATATGTTAAATTTTATAATAAATTAATAGAAGAGTATAGCTAA
- a CDS encoding methyl-accepting chemotaxis protein, which yields MFSSRKKDINEILNALESIESFIKEDINKIELRKNSCNSENKKVMEKIINISNLIQTKQQEDLSIYGEIMLCTEKLSDGFTNDRVTKTTSNNKLNYIAKSINAMSKKLEESLNDIDKKLEEYAKQNFLSSIDENMFRGGNLKGLAVGINSLRKETTQQLKTIYRTSLVLQKESSRLLENSISLSDSTTQQAASLEEASAAIEEISSTISNNTITINKMSKQADLVKASINEGRDLASKTVEAMDNINRSTNTVHEAIAVIDQIAFQTNILSLNAAVEAATAGEAGKGFAVVAQEVRNLATRSAQAAKEIKELVEESTLNANRGKETADKMIQGYEGLNENIDENSQLISQVVTASKEQESGMSLINDTISQIDSLTQKNANVAEDVKVISIQMNKIANKNVELTSKCEFEGKENLQIRETPSNNEFHGREKRHNNF from the coding sequence ATGTTTTCTAGTAGAAAAAAAGATATTAACGAGATTTTAAATGCTTTGGAGAGTATCGAATCATTTATAAAAGAAGATATAAACAAAATAGAACTGAGAAAAAATAGCTGCAACAGTGAAAACAAAAAAGTCATGGAAAAAATAATTAATATTTCCAATCTTATTCAAACAAAGCAACAAGAAGATTTATCAATTTACGGAGAAATTATGCTTTGTACGGAAAAACTTTCAGACGGTTTTACAAATGACAGAGTTACAAAAACAACTTCAAATAACAAACTTAACTATATAGCCAAATCTATAAATGCAATGTCCAAAAAACTTGAAGAATCATTAAATGATATTGATAAAAAATTAGAAGAGTATGCAAAACAAAACTTTTTAAGTTCAATTGATGAAAATATGTTTAGAGGAGGAAATTTAAAAGGTCTAGCAGTTGGGATAAACTCTTTAAGAAAAGAGACAACCCAACAATTAAAAACTATTTATAGAACAAGTTTGGTTCTACAAAAAGAGTCTTCAAGACTTTTGGAAAATTCAATTTCACTTTCGGATTCTACAACACAACAAGCAGCTTCGCTGGAAGAAGCATCTGCTGCTATAGAAGAGATAAGCAGTACCATCTCAAATAATACGATAACTATTAATAAAATGTCTAAACAAGCAGATTTAGTAAAAGCTTCAATAAACGAAGGTAGAGATTTAGCTTCAAAAACCGTTGAGGCTATGGACAATATAAATAGATCAACAAATACGGTACATGAAGCAATAGCGGTAATAGACCAGATAGCTTTTCAGACAAATATATTATCACTAAATGCAGCAGTAGAAGCAGCAACGGCAGGAGAAGCAGGAAAAGGTTTTGCAGTTGTTGCACAAGAAGTGAGAAATCTGGCAACAAGAAGTGCACAAGCGGCAAAAGAGATAAAAGAGCTTGTGGAAGAATCAACTCTTAATGCAAACAGAGGAAAAGAAACTGCAGATAAAATGATACAAGGGTATGAAGGTTTAAATGAAAATATAGATGAAAATTCTCAACTAATAAGTCAAGTCGTAACGGCTTCAAAAGAGCAGGAAAGCGGAATGAGTTTAATAAACGATACAATTTCCCAAATAGATTCCCTGACTCAAAAAAATGCAAATGTAGCAGAAGACGTAAAAGTAATATCAATACAGATGAATAAAATAGCAAATAAAAATGTTGAACTAACTTCAAAATGTGAATTTGAAGGAAAAGAGAATCTACAAATAAGAGAAACACCTTCAAACAACGAATTTCACGGAAGAGAGAAAAGACATAACAATTTTTAA
- a CDS encoding PAS domain-containing protein yields MSEETRLDKKTMIVSETDAKGIIVYANEDFCKIAGYTKEELIGNPHNMVRHKDMPSKAFEDLWNTVQSGNIWNGMVKNRTKDGGYYWVNATVFPSEDSKGNKRYISVRVKPTEDEIKTAKKLYETLS; encoded by the coding sequence GTGAGTGAAGAGACAAGACTAGACAAAAAAACAATGATTGTATCAGAGACCGATGCAAAAGGGATTATTGTTTATGCAAACGAGGATTTTTGTAAAATCGCAGGTTATACAAAAGAAGAACTAATAGGAAACCCCCATAATATGGTTAGACATAAAGATATGCCTTCAAAAGCTTTTGAAGATTTGTGGAATACTGTCCAAAGTGGAAATATCTGGAACGGAATGGTAAAAAACAGAACCAAAGACGGCGGATATTACTGGGTAAATGCAACAGTTTTCCCCTCAGAAGACAGTAAAGGAAACAAAAGGTATATCTCAGTTAGAGTCAAACCAACGGAAGATGAGATAAAAACAGCAAAAAAATTATATGAAACATTAAGCTAA
- a CDS encoding endonuclease MutS2: MQEIFKKLDLLDYIDSFSKLLAREKSIIMEGDINLHYRLINELSSFDFKEPSKLTNLDNALLLIQKQGILKIYEIYEFIKIIDYFNYLKKFAFEGKLQEWMDKIIIPIEITNICDYFDDKSKLKTGVNEEYDAISEAIYRNKQEIKQNLYKTINSSKLRAYLVDSQIHYINQEECILVRGGFNHVLKASVLDRSNSGFFYVLPHSVSSLKQKQSDLINKQEEILLKICKEISSLFEKNLLFLKFINKEFDRFDHYQARLFFAKAGDKNFILPNKNNKNRLVEFKHPALHEPKPITIDFSKSVVMITGVNAGGKTMMLKSILSAVLLSKYLLPYNANQKTQIGTFKNINAVLDDPQSVKNDISTFAGRMVEFSKLFSSKSAIVGVDEIELGTDSDEAASLFKVIIEELIEKDIKIIITTHHKRLASLMAANEKVELVAALYDEENRRPTYEFLQGTIGKSYAFETASRYGIPHNVIKKARKVYGEDKDKLNELIERSSALEIEYKRKLENLQNEIDEYDRLNKNLKEQKESLDELIFEEKSKLEREYTDARDEAKKAIKAKVAQGHQHLNIAHAKAKSIKTQKVQEPEENLKVGDRVKYRSSKGEIISIKGKKAFIENDAGMKMQVLLSDLRRSGNLPKIKPKVKSTVTIQKPDSGHVKLDLHGQRADEAIENLDKFISDALIAGFDEVMVFHGIGTGKLARAVKEFLDKHPKVKSYSDAHPSQGGFGAKVIKL; this comes from the coding sequence ATGCAAGAGATATTTAAAAAATTAGATTTATTGGACTATATAGACTCTTTTTCTAAACTACTAGCAAGAGAGAAATCTATAATTATGGAAGGGGATATAAACCTTCACTACAGACTTATAAACGAGTTGTCTTCTTTTGATTTTAAAGAACCTTCTAAGTTGACAAATTTAGATAATGCTTTATTACTTATTCAAAAGCAAGGTATACTTAAAATTTATGAGATTTATGAGTTTATAAAAATTATTGACTATTTTAATTACTTAAAAAAATTTGCGTTTGAGGGAAAACTTCAAGAGTGGATGGATAAAATAATAATTCCGATAGAAATAACAAATATATGCGATTATTTTGATGATAAATCAAAACTTAAAACAGGAGTAAACGAAGAATACGATGCAATTTCTGAAGCAATTTACAGAAATAAGCAAGAGATAAAACAAAATCTGTATAAAACCATAAACTCTTCAAAACTTAGAGCATATTTAGTTGATTCTCAGATTCACTATATAAATCAAGAAGAGTGTATTTTAGTAAGGGGCGGTTTTAATCATGTTCTAAAAGCAAGTGTTTTAGACAGATCAAACTCGGGATTTTTTTATGTTCTTCCTCATAGTGTGAGTTCTTTAAAACAAAAACAGAGTGATTTGATAAATAAACAAGAGGAAATTTTACTTAAAATCTGTAAAGAGATCAGCTCTTTATTTGAAAAAAATCTGCTGTTTTTAAAATTTATAAATAAAGAGTTTGACAGGTTTGATCATTATCAAGCAAGACTTTTTTTTGCTAAAGCAGGAGATAAAAATTTTATTTTGCCGAATAAAAACAATAAAAACAGACTTGTAGAGTTTAAACATCCTGCCCTTCATGAACCAAAACCTATAACAATTGATTTTAGTAAGTCCGTCGTTATGATAACAGGAGTAAATGCAGGTGGTAAAACAATGATGTTGAAATCTATTTTATCGGCAGTTCTTTTATCAAAATATCTGCTTCCTTATAATGCAAACCAAAAGACTCAAATAGGTACTTTCAAAAATATAAATGCGGTTTTAGATGATCCTCAAAGCGTTAAAAACGACATTTCGACTTTTGCAGGTAGAATGGTTGAGTTTTCCAAACTTTTTTCTTCAAAAAGTGCAATCGTTGGAGTTGATGAGATTGAACTGGGAACTGATTCCGATGAGGCTGCAAGTTTGTTTAAAGTGATTATTGAAGAGCTTATTGAAAAAGATATTAAGATTATTATAACAACTCACCACAAAAGATTGGCCTCTTTAATGGCAGCAAATGAAAAAGTGGAGTTGGTTGCGGCACTTTACGATGAAGAAAACAGAAGACCTACTTATGAATTTTTGCAAGGAACAATAGGTAAATCTTACGCTTTTGAAACAGCAAGCAGATACGGAATTCCTCATAACGTGATAAAAAAAGCAAGAAAAGTTTACGGTGAAGATAAAGATAAGTTAAATGAACTTATAGAAAGAAGTAGTGCTTTAGAGATTGAATATAAAAGAAAACTTGAAAATCTGCAAAATGAAATAGATGAGTATGACCGCTTAAATAAAAATTTAAAAGAGCAAAAAGAGTCTTTGGATGAATTGATTTTTGAAGAAAAATCAAAACTAGAAAGAGAGTATACCGATGCTAGAGATGAAGCAAAAAAAGCAATCAAAGCAAAAGTTGCCCAAGGTCATCAACACTTGAATATAGCCCATGCAAAAGCAAAATCTATTAAAACTCAAAAAGTTCAAGAACCTGAAGAAAACTTAAAAGTAGGGGACAGAGTAAAATATAGAAGTTCAAAAGGCGAAATCATTTCAATTAAAGGGAAAAAAGCCTTTATTGAAAATGATGCAGGAATGAAAATGCAGGTTTTATTGAGTGATTTAAGAAGAAGCGGCAATCTTCCTAAAATCAAACCTAAAGTCAAATCAACGGTAACTATACAAAAGCCGGATTCAGGACATGTAAAACTTGATTTACACGGTCAAAGAGCAGATGAAGCAATCGAAAATTTAGATAAGTTTATTTCAGATGCTTTAATAGCTGGATTTGATGAAGTTATGGTTTTTCACGGAATAGGAACGGGGAAATTGGCTCGAGCCGTAAAAGAGTTTTTGGATAAACATCCAAAAGTTAAAAGTTATAGTGATGCACACCCAAGCCAAGGCGGTTTTGGTGCAAAAGTGATTAAATTGTAA
- a CDS encoding DUF6858 family protein — protein sequence MKQKVFKEKYHIFEIEFEKKELNYKNVDEIIAALKEKIDANEIIAFISIFDQYAHTVKIKGDINPAIKDAKNIIFCFGKEIPTPEVLAVRPRAIGVVELEDSFVVNFLEAPNEQANVAMENIVKSIKK from the coding sequence ATGAAACAAAAAGTTTTTAAAGAAAAATATCATATTTTTGAGATTGAATTTGAGAAAAAAGAGTTAAATTATAAAAATGTTGATGAAATCATAGCTGCATTAAAAGAGAAAATTGATGCAAATGAGATTATTGCATTTATTTCAATATTTGATCAATATGCACATACCGTAAAAATTAAAGGTGATATAAATCCTGCTATAAAAGACGCTAAAAATATTATATTTTGTTTTGGTAAAGAGATACCTACTCCCGAAGTTTTAGCTGTAAGACCAAGAGCAATCGGAGTTGTTGAACTTGAGGATAGTTTTGTAGTGAACTTTCTTGAAGCTCCAAATGAACAAGCAAATGTGGCAATGGAAAATATCGTAAAATCTATTAAAAAATAA